The following proteins are encoded in a genomic region of Syntrophotaleaceae bacterium:
- the fsa gene encoding fructose-6-phosphate aldolase — MKFFIDTADVEEIRAAHEMGLVDGVTTNPSLVAKSGRDFKEVITEITTIVDGPISAEVIALDAPGMLKEARELAKIHSNIVVKVPMTGDGLKATRQLAEENIGVNMTLVFSPLQALLAAKAGAAYISPFVGRLDDVGHDGMEGVEQIKTILDNYGYPSEIIVASVRSPLHVLNAALVGADICTIPFSVLKQLVKHPLTDVGIEKFLADWKKGLK; from the coding sequence ATGAAATTTTTTATCGATACGGCTGATGTGGAAGAAATACGTGCTGCCCACGAGATGGGGCTGGTGGATGGGGTTACGACAAATCCCTCCCTTGTCGCCAAAAGTGGCCGCGACTTCAAGGAAGTGATCACCGAAATCACGACCATTGTTGATGGTCCGATTTCTGCCGAAGTGATCGCCCTCGATGCTCCGGGCATGCTCAAGGAAGCCCGTGAACTGGCCAAAATACATTCCAATATTGTCGTCAAGGTCCCGATGACCGGCGACGGCCTCAAAGCGACCCGCCAACTGGCGGAAGAAAACATCGGTGTCAACATGACCCTGGTCTTTTCCCCCTTGCAGGCTTTGCTTGCAGCCAAAGCCGGTGCGGCCTATATTTCGCCCTTCGTCGGGCGGCTTGATGATGTGGGGCATGACGGCATGGAGGGCGTTGAGCAGATCAAGACCATTCTTGACAATTACGGCTATCCTTCAGAAATCATCGTCGCTTCCGTGCGCAGTCCGCTCCATGTGCTGAATGCTGCGCTGGTCGGAGCCGATATCTGCACCATCCCCTTCAGCGTGCTCAAGCAACTGGTCAAGCATCCCTTGACCGACGTTGGTATTGAAAAGTTTCTGGCGGACTGGAAAAAGGGGCTTAAGTAG
- the def gene encoding peptide deformylase encodes MAILEIRVYPDPVLKEKAAPVAEIDEGIRTLARDMAETMYAAPGVGLAATQVGISKRLAVLDCSPKEGPRELITAINPQILVVEGESLEEEGCLSVPGFYAPVHRAAKVRVRYQDLDGKLVERDAEGLLAVAFQHEIDHLDGILFVDHLSSLKRGMFRKKYQKLRQQEEQRL; translated from the coding sequence ATGGCGATCCTGGAAATAAGAGTTTATCCCGATCCGGTGCTGAAAGAGAAGGCCGCACCGGTAGCAGAAATCGATGAAGGCATAAGAACCCTGGCCAGGGACATGGCGGAAACCATGTATGCGGCCCCCGGGGTGGGCCTGGCTGCAACCCAGGTGGGAATATCCAAACGCCTTGCCGTGCTTGACTGTTCTCCCAAGGAAGGGCCGCGAGAGCTGATCACTGCAATCAATCCCCAGATATTAGTCGTGGAAGGGGAGTCCCTCGAGGAAGAGGGGTGCCTTTCGGTGCCCGGATTCTATGCCCCTGTGCACCGCGCGGCCAAGGTGCGCGTCCGTTATCAGGACCTGGATGGGAAGCTGGTGGAACGCGATGCCGAGGGTCTGCTGGCCGTGGCTTTCCAGCATGAAATCGACCACCTGGACGGGATCCTGTTTGTGGATCATCTGTCCTCGTTGAAGAGGGGAATGTTTCGCAAAAAGTATCAGAAGCTCAGACAGCAGGAGGAGCAGCGACTTTGA
- the folK gene encoding 2-amino-4-hydroxy-6-hydroxymethyldihydropteridine diphosphokinase, producing MVTAYLALGANLGNRRASLAGARRALANKPGIRVVAKSCLYETDPVGGPPDQKQFLNAVLKIETELEADRLLETCLEVEKQFGRRRVGHWGPRTLDVDLLFYGSEVFSKKQLTVPHPRLHERAFVLAPLLDVAPGLRHPVLNRTINELYRQLPSSRGVERLCDSW from the coding sequence ATGGTTACCGCTTATCTGGCCTTGGGGGCAAATCTAGGCAACCGGAGGGCAAGTCTGGCTGGGGCCCGAAGGGCTCTTGCCAATAAACCGGGAATAAGGGTGGTTGCCAAATCCTGTCTCTATGAAACCGATCCCGTGGGCGGTCCGCCGGACCAGAAACAGTTTCTGAATGCCGTTCTCAAAATCGAGACGGAACTTGAGGCGGATAGATTACTGGAAACCTGTCTGGAGGTGGAAAAACAGTTCGGTAGACGCCGGGTCGGGCACTGGGGTCCTCGCACCCTGGATGTTGATCTTCTGTTCTACGGTTCTGAAGTTTTCAGCAAGAAACAATTGACCGTTCCCCATCCCCGCCTTCATGAACGGGCTTTTGTCCTGGCGCCTCTGCTTGATGTCGCCCCTGGATTGAGGCATCCTGTGCTCAATCGCACCATCAACGAACTGTACCGGCAGTTGCCTTCAAGCAGGGGTGTAGAACGTCTCTGCGATAGCTGGTGA
- the sucC gene encoding ADP-forming succinate--CoA ligase subunit beta, whose translation MNIHEYQAKALFRRYGIPVPEGEVVQSAEEAECLAARFSGRCALKAQVYAGGRGKGGGIRLVATPAEARDVAAQMLGKQLVTPQTGPQGLPVEKLLVEKAEDIDREYYLSVALDRGAGRYSVIASAAGGVDIETTARFSPEKIHRQLIDPFLGLRSFQARRIALALGFSGKQAESCVGLIQALYRCFLENDCSLAEVNPLVVTKDGRLLAMDAKINFDDNALFRHQEEQNMLDHAQLDPLEVQAGKFDIAYIKMDGNIGCLVNGAGLAMATLDMLQESGGQPANFLDVGGGASREKIAEAFRIILQDRDVEGVFVNIFGGIMRCDIVANGIIDAAGEGGCNLPIVVRMAGSQVEDGKRLLNDSGLNVTCVDSLGDGAARIVERLALDLE comes from the coding sequence ATGAATATCCACGAATATCAGGCCAAGGCATTGTTTCGCCGATACGGCATTCCGGTTCCGGAAGGGGAGGTCGTTCAGAGTGCGGAAGAGGCGGAGTGCCTGGCCGCACGTTTTTCAGGGCGCTGTGCCCTCAAGGCTCAGGTCTATGCCGGAGGGCGCGGCAAGGGCGGTGGAATCCGCCTGGTGGCAACACCGGCAGAGGCGAGAGATGTTGCTGCACAAATGCTCGGCAAACAACTGGTGACACCCCAGACTGGCCCACAGGGTTTACCGGTCGAGAAACTCCTGGTCGAGAAGGCGGAGGACATCGATCGGGAGTATTATCTGTCCGTTGCCCTGGATCGGGGCGCGGGACGATATTCGGTAATCGCGTCGGCAGCCGGTGGGGTCGATATCGAAACAACCGCCCGTTTCTCCCCGGAAAAAATTCATCGCCAGCTGATCGACCCCTTTCTGGGCCTACGCTCTTTTCAGGCCCGCCGCATCGCCCTTGCCTTGGGCTTTAGCGGAAAGCAGGCCGAGTCCTGTGTCGGCCTGATACAGGCTCTCTATCGCTGTTTTCTGGAAAACGATTGCTCCCTGGCGGAGGTGAATCCGTTGGTTGTCACCAAAGACGGTCGCCTGCTGGCGATGGACGCCAAAATCAATTTCGACGACAATGCCCTTTTTAGGCATCAGGAAGAGCAGAACATGCTCGATCATGCACAGCTCGATCCCCTGGAAGTGCAGGCCGGAAAATTCGATATCGCCTATATCAAGATGGACGGCAACATCGGATGCCTGGTCAATGGTGCCGGATTGGCGATGGCGACCCTCGACATGCTGCAGGAGTCCGGCGGTCAACCGGCCAATTTTCTTGATGTCGGCGGCGGAGCAAGCCGCGAAAAAATTGCCGAAGCTTTTCGCATCATCCTTCAGGATCGTGACGTGGAAGGGGTTTTCGTCAATATTTTCGGTGGCATCATGCGGTGTGATATCGTCGCCAACGGCATTATCGATGCGGCGGGAGAGGGCGGATGCAACCTGCCGATCGTGGTTCGCATGGCCGGCTCCCAGGTTGAGGACGGCAAACGCCTGCTGAATGATTCGGGTTTGAACGTGACCTGTGTCGACAGCCTGGGCGATGGGGCGGCCCGAATCGTGGAGCGGCTTGCCCTGGACTTGGAGTAG
- the sucD gene encoding succinate--CoA ligase subunit alpha, with protein sequence MSILIDNRSRILVQGITGRAGLFHAMRCREYGSCVVGGVTPGKGGTSIEGFPVADTVEQAVGEWGADVSMIFVPPPAAADAILEAEEAGIKLAVCITEGIPVRDMVPVRKLLETSSMRLIGPNCPGVITPGQCKVGIMPGDIHCLGTIGVVSRSGTLTYEAVQQLTDAGLGQSTCVGIGGDPIIGTGFIDILRMFNEDPGTEGVFMIGEIGGSAEEEAAEWIQRHMTKPVAAFIAGVTAPPGKRMGHAGAIVSGGRGRARDKIEALAGSGVEIAVSPARMAEAMLQALIHSGRRPAG encoded by the coding sequence ATGTCCATCCTGATTGACAACCGGTCCCGCATCCTGGTGCAGGGGATTACTGGCCGCGCCGGGCTTTTTCATGCAATGCGCTGCCGGGAGTATGGCAGCTGTGTGGTCGGCGGGGTGACCCCCGGCAAGGGGGGGACCAGCATCGAAGGTTTTCCCGTAGCGGATACCGTCGAACAAGCTGTCGGTGAATGGGGTGCCGACGTATCAATGATCTTTGTCCCTCCGCCGGCGGCAGCCGATGCCATTCTCGAGGCCGAAGAAGCGGGAATCAAACTGGCCGTCTGCATTACCGAGGGTATTCCCGTTCGGGACATGGTGCCGGTCAGGAAGTTATTGGAAACCAGCAGCATGCGGCTCATCGGCCCCAATTGTCCCGGGGTCATCACTCCTGGTCAATGCAAGGTTGGCATCATGCCCGGCGACATTCATTGTCTTGGAACGATCGGCGTGGTTTCCCGCAGCGGCACCCTGACCTATGAGGCGGTTCAGCAGTTGACCGATGCCGGTTTGGGTCAATCGACCTGTGTGGGGATTGGGGGCGATCCGATCATCGGTACCGGATTCATTGACATTCTGCGCATGTTCAATGAGGATCCGGGAACCGAGGGGGTTTTCATGATCGGGGAAATCGGCGGCAGCGCCGAGGAGGAGGCGGCAGAATGGATTCAGCGGCACATGACCAAGCCGGTGGCCGCGTTCATTGCCGGAGTGACTGCTCCCCCCGGCAAGCGCATGGGTCATGCCGGAGCCATCGTGAGCGGTGGCCGGGGTCGGGCGCGAGACAAGATCGAGGCCCTTGCCGGCAGCGGAGTCGAAATAGCGGTCAGCCCCGCCCGGATGGCCGAAGCCATGCTGCAGGCCCTGATACACAGCGGGCGCCGGCCGGCCGGTTGA